Proteins encoded by one window of Cloeon dipterum chromosome 2, ieCloDipt1.1, whole genome shotgun sequence:
- the LOC135935698 gene encoding protein KTI12 homolog has product MPLVLLTGLPCSGKTTRAKQLKGYLGEANQQVEIVSENEIINRKPADFSDVFLVQNKEKLLRGEIKSEVQRLLGKNTFVIVDAGNYLKSFRYELYCLSKTARETFCVIHCEVSEADAWQWNEANPVDRKIYSKKEFDELLLRYECPDNKNRWDAPLYTLHSVEDLDFEAIVNPLLRKSPAKANQSTVTMHSLPSNVICNIDQITKEAIQKVIKSETHSHIFSSSVVPQAKLLKIQTQFVTFIKKNPPKFSSSQEAAHEIEKMFSKFLEEHLKL; this is encoded by the exons ATGCCTTTGGTTTTGCTGACAGGCCTGCCATGCTCTGGTAAAACCACCAGAGCCAAGCAGCTGAAGGGATATCTTGGGGAGGCAAATCAACAGGTAGAAATTGTCAGCGAAAACGAAATCATAAATCGCAAACCCGCCGATTTCAGTGATGTATTTTTAG TTCAGAACAAGGAGAAACTTCTTCGTGGGGAGATTAAGTCTGAAGTTCAAAG ACTGCTAGGCAAAAACACATTTGTTATTGTTGACGCAGGGAATTACCTAAAAA gCTTCAGATACGAGCTATATTGCTTATCAAAGACTGCTAGAGAAACGTTTTGCGTGATCCATTGTGAAGTGTCCGAGGCTGATGCATGGCAGTGGAATGAAGCTAATCCAGTGGATCGGAAAATATATTCGAAAAAGGAATTTGACGAGCTTCTGCTGAGGTATGAGTGCCCAGACAACAAGAATCGTTGGGATGCTCCACTTTACACACTTCATTCTGTCGAAGATTTAGATTTTGAGGCCATTGTAAATCCGCTTTTACGGAAGAGCCCAGCAAAAGCCAACCAGTCTACTGTTACA aTGCATAGCTTACCAAGTAATGTGATTTGTAATATTGATCAAATTACAAAAGAGGCAATTCAG aAGGTAATAAAAAGTGAAACGCACTCGCACATTTTTTCGTCATCTGTTGTGCCTCAagcaaaattgctgaaaatacAAACGCAGTTTGTAACATTCATCAAGAAGAATCCACCAAAGTTTTCCAGCTCACAAGAAGCCGCAcacgaaattgaaaaaatgttttctaaattCCTTGAGGAGCATCTAAAACTgtaa
- the msk gene encoding importin-7 — MDNKKIVDILRGTIDSNFRKEAEEQLNQIHKIIGFAPALLQAIMANDVDMAVRQAGAIYFKNMISQFWADKETEPGDAPAFNIHEQDRAMIRDLIVDAVVVAPEKIRVQLAVCVNTIIRHDFPERWPQVVDKISLCLLNPDRTGWFGALICMYQLVKNFEYSNKDKRTPLYEAMNLLFPQLYQLACSIWHEETVESVFIQKQILKIFYSFTQYSLPLELITNQFFQQWMDLVRIMIEKEVPAAVDSLSNEDKAASVWWKSKKWALYILQRIFERYGSPGFVSKEYKDFAEWYLKNFSLAILETLLKLLDKQRRKMFVAPKVLCQSFKYIEQAIKHAFTWKILKQHMMIVVREIILPVLCHSPEDEELWQTDPIEYVHTKYDSIDDFMDPVTAAQGLLFTMCKKRKAILPKCMSFVVEILNPQNNATPSVRDGALNMVGTLAELLIKKKEYSDSICGMLRQYVFPELKAPEGHLRARACSVLKSFTDIDMQQGDILKETIFYLIECLVKEKDLPVKVQAVVALEAVACSQEGVTPFIEPQIRNIVLEMLNIIRETESDEVATSLQKLVCAYTDLLAPIAVDITKHVAGTLIQVLDTDGGSDEKAMIAMGLLHTIETMLNAMEDVPGLTTLLEPVVLQVVAYIFENSVMEFYEETLLLVFELTKKTISNELWQVLGLLYTVFGRDGFDYFTDMMPALHNYVTVDTPTFLASQDRILVMCNMARDILNGDPGEDPECHAAKLLEVIILQCKGNIDQYIPPIVELVLMRLTKEVKSSELRAMCLQVVIAALYYNPELLFRILNEVKLPQAPNDSVTAHFINQWLADTDCFLGLHDRKLSVLGLCMIMQNPSRPFEVSQCAPKILPALLVLFDGLKRAYLAKSNESDTDSDSDDESINEDELESDEDDIDEDGAVYLESLEEKINKSAGDSSFNIQTSIMNDGDDGDDDDDEDWMNEDPTALEDFSTPLDAEDCNIDEFIIFKEVMAGLQERDPAWYHTLTGSLSIEQQKKVQDVFTFADQRKAAAESKRIEESGGYIFNQQTVPRKFNFGGNS; from the exons ATGGACAACAAGAAGATAGTGGATATCCTTAGGGGGACCATTGACAGCAATTTCCGAAAAGAGGCTGAAGAGCAACTCAACCAG atacataaaataataggGTTTGCTCCGGCCCTGCTCCAGGCAATCATGGCTAACGATGTGGACATGGCCGTTCGTCAAGCAG GTGCTATCTACTTCAAAAACATGATCTCCCAGTTTTGGGCAGACAAAGAGACTGAGCCAGGTGACGCACCAGCTTTCAACATTCATGAACAGGATCGCGCCATGATTAGGGACCTTATTGTAGATGCTGTCGTGGTTGCACCAGAAAAAATCCG CGTTCAACTGGCGGTGTGTGTAAACACCATCATCAGACACGATTTTCCTGAGCGGTGGCCACAGGTTGTGGACAAAATCAGTCTCTGCCTGCTAAACCCTGACCGCACTGGCTGGTTTGGCGCTCTCATCTGCATGTACCAACTGGTGAAAAACTTCGAGTACAGCAACAAGGACAAGAGAACACCTCTATACGAGGCTATGAATTTGCTCTTCCCCCAGCTTTACCAGTTGGCCTGCAGCATATGGCACGAGGAAACCGTAGAATCTGTCTTCATCCAAAAACAAATTCTCAAGATATTTTACTCTTTCACTCAG TACTCTCTGCCCCTGGAACTGATTACCAATCAGTTCTTCCAGCAGTGGATGGACCTTGTTAGGATTATGATTGAGAAAGAAGTCCCTGCGGCCGTCGATAGTCTCTCAAATGAAGACAAAGCCGCATCAGTGTGGTGGAAATCGAAAAAATGGGCGCTCTATATTTTGCAGCGAATATTTGAGAG ATACGGAAGTCCAGGCTTTGTTAGCAAAGAGTACAAGGACTTTGCTGAGtggtatctcaaaaatttcTCACTAGCGATTTTGGAGACTTTGTTGAAGCTGTTGGACAAGCAGCGCAGAAAGATGTTTGTGGCTCCAAAAGTGCTATGCCAGTCGTTCAAATACATTGAGCAAGC CATCAAACATGCTTTTACGTGGAAGATATTAAAACAACATATGATGATTGTTGTGCGAGAGATTATTTTGCCTGTACTGTGCCACAGTCCAGAGGATGAGGAACTGTGGCAGACAGACCCTATTGAATATGTCCACACTAAGTATG ATTCCATCGATGACTTCATGGACCCAGTTACTGCAGCTCAAGGACTGCTTTTCACAATGTGTAAAAAGAGGAAAGCAATTCTGCCCAAATGCATGTCGTTTGTGGTAGAAATTCTGAATCCCCAAAACAATGCCACCCCAAGTGTGAGAGATGGAGCTTTGAATATG GTTGGAACTCTTGCTGAGCTGTTGATCAAGAAGAAAGAATACAGTGATTCAATTTGTGGCATGCTCCGGCAGTACGTTTTTCCTGAACTGAAGGCACCAGAAGGCCATCTTCGCGCCAGG gCATGCAGTGTGCTCAAGTCTTTTACCGACATTGACATGCAGCAAGGTGACATTCTGAAGGAGACCATCTTCTACCTTATCGAGTGCCTGGTCAAAGAAAAAGATCTGCCTGTCAAGGTGCAGGCGGTGGTAGCATTGGAGGCTGTCGCTTGCAGCCAAGAAGGTGTCACGCCCTTTATTGAACCACAG ATCAGAAACATAGTGCTAGAAATGCTTAACATAATTCGAGAAACAGAAAGTGATGAGGTTGCCACCTCCCTGCAAAAGTTAGTGTGTGCATACACTGACCTGCTGGCGCCAATCGCAGTTGACATTACAAAACACGTG GCTGGTACACTGATCCAGGTGCTGGACACTGATGGTGGCTCTGATGAAAAGGCCATGATAGCCATGGGTCTCCTACACACGATAGAAACAATGCTGAATGCGATGGAAGATGTGCCTGGACTCACAACACTTCTGGAACCAGTAGTTCTCCAAGTTGTTGCGtacattttcgaaaattcagtCATGG AATTTTATGAAGAAACTTTGCTCCTAGTCTTTGAGCTAACAAAGAAGACCATATCCAATGAGCTATGGCAGGTGCTTGGACTGTTATACACG GTGTTTGGTCGTGATGGCTTTGACTACTTCACTGACATGATGCCGGCGCTGCACAACTACGTTACCGTAGACACGCCCACCTTCCTTGCTTCGCAGGACCGCATCCTGGTCATGTGCAACATGGCGAGGGACATTTTGAATGGCGACCCTGGCGAGGACCCTGAGTGCCACGCCGCCAAGTTGCTTGAGGTGATCATACTGCAGTGCAAGGGCAACATTGACCAGTACATCCCGCCGATTGTGGAGTTGGTGCTGATGCGGCTGACGAAAGAGGTCAAGTCGTCGGAGTTGCGTGCCATGTGCCTGCAGGTGGTCATTGCCGCGCTTTACTACAACCCGGAATTGCTGTTCCGCATACTGAATGAAGTGAAACTACCTCAGGCGCCCAATGATTCCGTGACAGCGCACTTCATTAACCAGTGGCTAGCAGATACTGACTGCTTCCTTGG GTTGCATGATAGGAAACTTTCAGTTTTGGGGCTGTGCATGATTATGCAGAACCCAAGCAGGCCATTCGAAGTAAGTCAGTGTGCACCAAAAATTCTGCCCGCGCTGCTGGTACTCTTTGATGGTCTGAAGAGAGCTTACTTAG CCAAGTCAAATGAATCGGACACAGATTCAGATTCTGACGATGAAAGCATCAATGAGG ATGAACTAGAGAGTGATGAGGACGACATTGATGAGGATGGAGCTGTATATTTGGAAAGcttggaggaaaaaataaataagtctgCTGGTGACAGTTCCTTTAACATTCAAACATCCATCATG AATGATGGGGATGATGGtgacgacgatgatgatgaagaTTGGATGAATGAGGATCCAACTGCGCTAGAAGATTTTTCAACCCCTCTAGATGCTGAGGATTGCAACATTGATGAATTCATAATCTTCAAGGAAGTTATGGCGG GTCTTCAAGAGAGAGACCCTGCATGGTATCACACTCTGACGGGCAGCCTCTCTATCGAGCAGCAAAAGAAAGTCCAGGatgtttttacttttgctgACCAGCGGAAAGCTGCAGCCGAGAGCAAGAGAATTGAAGAAAGTGGAG gatatattttcaatcaacaaACTGTACCAAGAAAATTCAACTTCGGGGGCAACTCGTGA